The following are from one region of the Haliaeetus albicilla chromosome 24, bHalAlb1.1, whole genome shotgun sequence genome:
- the RAB7A gene encoding ras-related protein Rab-7a isoform X1 translates to MTSRKKVLLKVIILGDSGVGKTSLMNQYVNKKFSNQYKATIGADFLTKEVMVDDRLVTMQIWDTAGQERFQSLGVAFYRGADCCVLVFDVTAPNTFKTLDSWRDEFLIQASPRDPENFPFVVLGNKIDLENRQVTTKRAQAWCYSKNNIPYFETSAKEAINVEQAFQTIARNALKQETEVELYNEFPEPIKLDKNDRVKASAESCSC, encoded by the exons ATGACTTCTAGGAAGAAAGTGTTACTGAAAGTCATCATCCTTGGAGACTCTGG GGTGGGAAAGACATCGCTTATGAACCAGTATGTGAACAAGAAATTCAGTAACCAGTACAAGGCTACGATAGGCGCAGACTTCCTGACAAAAGAGGTCATGGTGGATGACAGGCTAGTGACAATGCAG ATATGGGATACAGCAGGACAAGAACGATTTCAGTCTCTGGGAGTTGCCTTCTACAGGGGAGCAGACTGTTGTGTGCTGGTGTTTGATGTCACGGCCCCCAACACATTCAAAACCCTAGACAGCTGGAGGGACGAATTCCTCATTCAGGCCAGTCCAAGGGATCCTGAGAACTTTCCTTTTGTTGTGCTGGGAAACAAGATTGACCTAGAAAACAGACAA GTCACCACAAAACGGGCGCAAGCCTGGTGCTACAGTAAAAACAACATCCCCTACTTTGAAACCAGTGCCAAGGAGGCCATTAATGTGGAACAAGCTTTCCAGACGATTGCACGAAATGCACTTAAACAG GAAACCGAAGTGGAGCTTTACAATGAATTCCCCGAACCCATCAAACTAGACAAGAATGACCGAGTGAAGGCTTCTGCggagagctgcagctgctga
- the RAB7A gene encoding ras-related protein Rab-7a isoform X2 — protein MNQYVNKKFSNQYKATIGADFLTKEVMVDDRLVTMQIWDTAGQERFQSLGVAFYRGADCCVLVFDVTAPNTFKTLDSWRDEFLIQASPRDPENFPFVVLGNKIDLENRQVTTKRAQAWCYSKNNIPYFETSAKEAINVEQAFQTIARNALKQETEVELYNEFPEPIKLDKNDRVKASAESCSC, from the exons ATGAACCAGTATGTGAACAAGAAATTCAGTAACCAGTACAAGGCTACGATAGGCGCAGACTTCCTGACAAAAGAGGTCATGGTGGATGACAGGCTAGTGACAATGCAG ATATGGGATACAGCAGGACAAGAACGATTTCAGTCTCTGGGAGTTGCCTTCTACAGGGGAGCAGACTGTTGTGTGCTGGTGTTTGATGTCACGGCCCCCAACACATTCAAAACCCTAGACAGCTGGAGGGACGAATTCCTCATTCAGGCCAGTCCAAGGGATCCTGAGAACTTTCCTTTTGTTGTGCTGGGAAACAAGATTGACCTAGAAAACAGACAA GTCACCACAAAACGGGCGCAAGCCTGGTGCTACAGTAAAAACAACATCCCCTACTTTGAAACCAGTGCCAAGGAGGCCATTAATGTGGAACAAGCTTTCCAGACGATTGCACGAAATGCACTTAAACAG GAAACCGAAGTGGAGCTTTACAATGAATTCCCCGAACCCATCAAACTAGACAAGAATGACCGAGTGAAGGCTTCTGCggagagctgcagctgctga
- the H1-10 gene encoding histone H1.10, with product MSVELEEADLPLTEAEEVPLAPEKKAAAKKAKGGGGGSSLSPSKKKKNNKKKNQPGKYSQLVVETIRKLGERNGSSLAKIYNEAKKVAWFDQQNGRTYLKYSIKALVQNDTLLQVKGTGANGSFKLNRKKLEGGGDGGAGSSAHKSHKKATASTSRRAEKKPAAKSKKPEKKSHKKGAGGAAAKKDKGKAKKATKKGAASPGGKKVKKSAKPKALKSRKA from the coding sequence ATGTCGGTGGAGCTGGAAGAAGCCGATCTGCCCCTGACCGAGGCGGAGGAGGTGCCGCTCGCCCCGGAGAAGAAAGCGGCCGCTAAGAAGGCgaaaggcggcggcggcggctcctcgCTGTCGCCGTCgaagaagaagaagaacaaCAAGAAGAAGAACCAGCCGGGCAAATACAGCCAGTTGGTGGTGGAGACGATCCGCAAGCTGGGCGAGCGCAATGGCTCCTCGCTGGCCAAGATCTACAACGAGGCCAAGAAGGTGGCCTGGTTCGACCAGCAGAACGGCAGGACCTACTTGAAGTACTCCATCAAGGCGCTGGTGCAGAACGACACGCTGCTCCAGGTCAAGGGCACCGGCGCCAACGGCTCCTTCAAGCTCAACAGGAAGAAGCTGGAAGGCGGCGGCGACGGGGGCGCGGGCAGCAGCGCCCACAAGTCCCACAAGAAGGCGACGGCCTCCACGTCCCGGCGGGCGGAGAAGAAGCCGGCGGCCAAGAGCAAGAAGCCCGAGAAGAAATCCCACAAGAAGGGagccggcggcgcggcggcgaAGAAGGACAAGGGCAAAGCCAAGAAGGCCACCAAGAAGGGAGCCGCGTCCCCCGGGGGCAAGAAGGTGAAGAAGTCCGCAAAGCCCAAGGCACTCAAGAGCAGGAAGGCATGA
- the LOC138690889 gene encoding histone H2A type 2-B: protein MSGRGKSGGKARAKAKSRSSRAGLQFPVGRVHRLLRKGNYAERVGAGAPVYLAAVLEYLSAEILELAGNAARDNKKTRIIPRHLQLAIRNDEELNKLLGGVTIAQGGVLPNIQAVLLPKKTQSSKK from the coding sequence ATGTCGGGCCGGGGCAAGTCCGGTGGCAAGGCGCGGGCCAAGGCCAAGTCGCGCTCGTCGCGGGCCGGGCTGCAGTTCCCCGTGGGTCGGGTGCACCGGCTGCTGCGGAAGGGTAACTACGCGGAGCGGGTGGGCGCCGGGGCGCCGGTGTACCTGGCGGCCGTGCTGGAGTACCTCTCGGCTGAGATCCTGGAGCTGGCGGGCAACGCAGCCCGTGACAACAAGAAGACGCGCATCATCCCGCGGCACCTGCAGCTCGCCATCCGCAACGACGAGGAGCTCAACAAGCTGCTGGGCGGCGTGACCATCGCCCAGGGCGGCGTCCTGCCCAACATCCAGGCCGTGCTGCTGCCCAAGAAGACGCAGAGCTCCAAGAAGTGa